The DNA region CCTATTACAGCTTTATGTTTTACTTTATTAATATCTATATTATTATTTTCTGCAATTTTGTCTATAACATCAAACCCAACATTGTGTCTAGTCTTATTATATTCTTTTCCTGGGTTTCCAAGACCAACTATTACGTACACTCTTATCACTCTCCTAAATATTCAACTCTTTAATTATATCATAGTTAGGTAATAATCCTAAAATAGTTTAACCTTATTAAGTCACCTATATTTACTATGACACTATTACAGTAGTATTATATTTATCTTTTTAAAAAAACAAAAGTGGAAGAACAAGTCTTCCACTTTTTATTAATCAAATAACTTACTTACAGATAAGTTTTCATATATTCTCTTTATAGCCTCAGCAAATATTCCTGCCACTGATAGACAGTTTATATTTTTTATTTTCTTATCATCATCAAGTTCAATAGTATCAAGTAATACTAATTCATCAATTTCAGAATTGTTAATTCTCTCTATTGCTGGTCCTGATAATACAGGATGAGTACAGCATGCATAAACATCTTTAGCTCCAAATTCCTTTAAAGCACTAGCCGCATTAGTAATAGTTCCTGCTGTATCTATCATATCATCTATTAATATTACATTTTTACCTTCTATATCGCCTATAATATTCATTACTTCTGATACATTAGCCTTAGGTCTTCTCTTATCAATTATAGCTATAGGTGCATCTAAGTATCCCGCAAAGTTTCTAGCTCTAGTTACACTTCCTAAGTCTGGAGATACTACTACTAAATCTTCAATGTTTCTTTCTCTGAAGTGCTTAGCTAATATTGGTACACCTAAAAGGTGATCTACTGGAATTTCAAAATATCCTTGGATTTGTGCAGCATGTAAATCCATAGTAAGTACTCTGTCTGCTCCTGCTGCCGTAATTAAATCTGCTACTAATTTTGCTGTGATTGGATCTCTAGCTTTTGCTTTTCTATCTTGTCTTGCATATCCATAATAAGGAATAACTGCATTGATTCTTCCTGCAGAAGCTCTCTTTAATGCATCTATCATTATTAAAAGCTCCATTAAATTATTATTTACAGGTTCACAAGTTGATTGAATTACAAATACATCTGCACCTCTTACAGTTTCATTTATATTTACTGAAATCTCGCCGTCACTAAAAGTTCCAACGTGAGCATCTCCTAATTCAATTTCTAACTCCTTGCAAATTTTAGAAGCCAATTCTTTAGATGCATTTCCTGCAAATACTTTGATCTTTTGTCTATTAGTATTCATTTAATATCCTCCTTAGGCTATTTGTTTTTTAGAAGTCCTTTTCTTTCTACCCATCCTTCTATATTTCTTTGCTTTTGCCTAGCTACTGATAAAGCTCCCTCTGGAACTTCTTTAGTTATAGTAGAACCTGTAGCAATATAAGCACTTTCTTTTATAGTTACTGGAGCTACTAAGTTACAATTACTTCCCACAAAAGCATTGTCCTCAACTATGGTTTTATGCTTATTCTTCCCGTCATAGTTAACAAATACTACTCCACAACCTATATTAACACCTGAGCCAACTTCCGCATCTCCTATATATGCTAAATGGGATGCCTTAGAATTATCTCCTATAGTTGCATTTTTAACTTCAACAAAGTCTCCTATTTTAGCTTTTTTACCTATTTTACTATTAGGTCTTAAATATGCATATGGTCCTACAGTAGTTTCTTCATCTACAAAACTGTCTATTATAGTAGAGCTTTGAATTTCCACATTATCCTTAATAATAGAGTTTTCAATTCTAGTATTATGTCCTATAGAGCATTCATTCCCAATAATAGTATTACCCTTTATTATTGCACCTGGATAAATTATAGTGTCTTGCCCAATTTCCACTTGAGCATCTATATATGTATTATTAGGGTCTATCAATGTAACTCCACTTTCCATTAGTTTGTTTAATGTTCTGTCTCTCATTATCTTCTCAGCTGCGGCCAACTGAACTCTTGAGTTTACTCCTAAGATTTCTTCCATATCCTCTAATACATAAGAACCTACTTTATGTCCTTTGTCATTTAGTATTCCTACTACATCTGTTATATAATATTCCTTTTGACTATTATTATTATTTAATAAGTCTAAGGATTCTTTTAAAAGCTTTGCATCATATAAATACATTCCAGAATTTATTTCAGTAATCTTAAGTTCCTCTTCATTTGCATCCTTGTGTTCAACGATTTTTTCCACATACCCTGCTGTATCCTTTACAATTCTTCCATATCCATAAGGATTATCCACATGAGCTGTCAAAACTGTAGCTGATAATTTATTTTCCTTATGATAGTCTATCATTTCTCTTAGTGTGTCTGCTTTAATCAAAGGAGTATCCCCATATAATAAAAGAACATAACCTTCATCTTTAATATATTCTTTTGCTTGCAAAACAGCATGACCAGTGCCTAATTGTTCCCTTTGCAGAACAAAATGTACATCATCTTTAACCGTTTCTTTTACCTTGTCTGCACCATGGCCTATTACCACTACTGTTTCTTCACAATCCGAACATTTAGCCACATGTATAACATGTTCTACCATAGATTTTCCACATACCTTATGCACTACCTTTGGAAACTTAGATTTCATTCTAGTTCCTGCACCAGCTGCTAATATAATTGCTGTAGTCTTTTCCATTTATAATCACTCCCTATTATACATCATTTATATATACTATAGAACACAAAACTTTATTTTTCGACAAGTTCTATGTCCTTATTTTTTCCTTTTTTTCGATAAATAGTATATCACTTTTCATACCATATAACCAACAATAAACTTAATATTTAAAAATTTTTTAAGACAAATGTTAAGTATTCATCATTTAAACCCAGATTATATGCAATAAAAAAAACCTTATTGATGAGAACTATAATAAGTATTTCCATCATAAAGGTTTTTAATTTAAAAATATCAGGCTTGTACATTACTCATCTTGGCTTAATTTTGCCTTTTCATAAGCATCAAATATTTTGTCTTGTAATCTAGATCTAGTTTCTGAGTTAATAGGATGAGCTATATCTCTAAAATCACCTTCTCCTATTTTTCTACTAGGCATAGCAATAAATAATCCATTTAGTCCTTCTATTATTTTAATATCATGTACAACAAATTCATTATCGAAAGTAACTGACACTATCCCTTTCATTTTTCCTTCATCCTGGATTTTCCTTACACGAACATCTGTAACTTGCATCCCTTTTACCTCCTTCCTGGTCTCATACAAAATAAGCTATTTAACATGTTCTCCAAATATTTTTTATTTCCTTCTTTATTTTCAAAAATATTTAAAAAATTTTAACTTTTTGAATAAAAAAAATTATATTTTTAAATATTCTTTATTTTCAAAACAATGTTTTGTAATTATTGTTAATTCTCTTATATATCATTTCCCTTGATAAAAAAGGCATGCTTCATATGCTTCGTTATGGAACCCTATGGTTCCCGCAGGCGTCTGCTATCGCGATCTGAACACCTTCCTTTAAAGAGGCAGGGAATGTTCCCCCACCCCCTTGATTTTTTACTTATCCATAGTTTTGAAAATTTATAATTTCCTAGTAAGTAAAAAAACTAAGCTAAATACTGCTTAGTCTTTTCTGTAATTAGATATATAATTTTTACCCCATTTATCCATTTGTTCTAATATAGGCATTAATTTTTGACCTTCTTCGGATAAGGAGTATTCTACCATGGGAGGAATTTGATTATAAATTTTTCTATTTATTAATCCATCTTCTTCTAAAGTTCTTAATTGTTGTGTTAACATTTTTTGTGTGATTTTCGGAATGATTCTTCTAAATTCATTAAATCTTATAACTTCATGATTTCCTAGGTTCCACAATATAAGGCCTTTCCATTTTCCACTTATTAATTCTAAAGTTACTTCTATTTCACATCTATAATTACTACAACTCACTTTATTAGTTCTATCTTTAGGCATATTTTATTATATTCACCATCCTTTGAAAATTTTTTTTAGGAATTTGTCCAGTGTAATAACAATAGGCAACCCCTATTATATCAGTATTTTAATAAATTATAGTTTTTCCATTAGTTTCCTTTTTGAAACTATCCTACTAAAAAGTGCCCTCTTCGCACAGGTTTATTATATTTGTATAATGAATCATGTGCTGAGGCACAGAAAGTTATATTTAATAAAAAAACAACTAAAAAAATTATATCATAAAATGAATGGAGGAATGAACATGGCAAGATTCACAATACCAAGAGATGTTTATTTTGGAGAAGGAGCAATAGAAGAATTAAAGAATTTAAAAGGGAAAAGGGCTGCCATAGTAATTGGTGGTGGTTCAATAAAGAGAAGTGGAGCATTAGATAAAATAGAAGGATATTTAAAAGAAGCTGGAATGGAAACTACACTTATAGAAGGGGTAGAATCAGATCCATCAGTTGATACCGTAATGAATGGCGTAAAAATAATGCAGAAATTTGAACCAGATTGGATAGTTGGAGTAGGTGGAGGTTCACCTATAGATGCGGCAAAAGCTATGTGGATATTTTACGAATACCCACAATTTACATTTGAAGAAGCTGCAAAACCATTCTCCCTACCAGAGTTAAGAACAAAAGCGAAATTTGCAGCAGTAACAACAACTAGTGGAACTGGTACAGAAGTTACATCATTCTCAGTGATAACAGATAATAAAACTGGAGTAAAATATCCAATAGCTGATTACAATATAACACCAGACATAGCAATAGTAGATACTGATTTAGCTCAAACAATGTCACCAAAATTAGTAGCACACACAGGAATGGATGCATTAACTCATGCTTTTGAAGCATACGTGTCAACAGTAAGAACAGTATTTACAGATGCACTAGCAATGAAATCTATTGAAATGATGAAAGAGAACTTAGTAAAGTCATTTGAAGGAGATACAAAAGCAAGAAGTGAAATGCACTTAGCACAATGCCTTGCAGGAATGTCATTCTCAAATGCAATCCTGGGAATAGTTCATAGTATGGCACATAAAACAGGAAAGATATTTAGTATTCCTCATGGATGTGCAAATGCAATATACTTGCCATATGTAATTCAATTTAACCAAAAAATTGCTGGTAAAGCTTATGCTGACATAGCAAGAAGATTAGGCCTAGCAGGAAATAATGAAGAGGAATTAGTGAATTCATTAGTAGAAATGGTAATAGATTTTAATAAAAAAATGAATATTCCACTTACATTAAGAGAATTTGGAGTAAGTGAAAAAGACTTTAATGACAAACTTGAAGAAATTGCAGATACTGCAGTAGCAGATCCATGTACAGGTACAAATCCAAGAGAGATATCGGTAGAAGAAATGAAAAAACTATTTATTTGTGCTTACAATGGTGAAAAAGTAGAATTTTAATAACAAATTATGAATATAAGACTAAAGGCTCTACTGAGTGCTTAGTCTTTTTCAAAAACATTAGTTAAAACTAGTATAAGAAGTTGATTTTTATTTAGAAATAATAGGAATTTATTAATACATGTAGAATAAAAGTAATATTAGAAAGCTTTTTCAAGTTGTTTATCTATAATAAGATTTTGTTAATAAAGGACATGATTTTAATTACTTAATTATAGAAAGGAGATGGAAATGATTATAAATGAAAAAATGAATAGAAAAGATATTGGACTTGCCTTGCTTGTAGTGACGGTTTGGGGAGCTAATTTCACTGTGATTAAATTGGGTCTTGCTGGAGTACCTTCCATGCTATTAGCTGTTTTGCGCTATGTGTTAACCGCATTTCCCGCTGTTTTCTTTGTAAAGCGTCCTGCCATAGAATGGAGATATTGTATTGCCTATGGATTGGCAGTGGGTGTCGGCCAATTTGGTTGCTTGTTTTATGCCATGGATATAGGTATGCCAGCGGGTATTGCTTCTGTGGTTCTTCAATCTCAAGCATTCTTTACAATTTTATTTGCAGCAGTGCTTTTAAAAGAACCACTAAAGGTAAGACAACTGATAGGCCTTGTAGTTGCTTCACTGGGTCTTTACCTCATAGGTACAAATGGAGGTGCTAACGGAACCTTATCCATTCCTCTTGGAGCATTTTTATTAAGTCTTTTAGCCGCCGCTTGTTGGAGTGGCTCCAATATAGTAATAAGATATGCTGTCAATCATGCAGCTTCTAGGGGAGAAAAATTAGACATGCTTAGCCTTGTTGTCTGGTCAAGTCTTGTACCTCCTATTCCTCTTATGATACTTGCGCTCATGTTTGACACGCCTGAAACATTATTACACGCAATTACTAATTTGAATGGAGTATCTATTTTTGCTGTCTTTTATCTTGCTTTTTTCGCAACATTAGTTGGATATGGCACATGGAGCGGATTAATTGCTAAGTATTCTGCAGGCCGAGTAGCCCCACTCTCTTTACTCGTTCCTGTCACTGGACTTATTACCGCTCGTCTTGTTCTTGGAGAACAGCTTTCCTCCCTACAGTGGGCCGGAGGTTTGGTTATAGTTCTTGGCATACTCATATCAAATTTTGGCCTAGCACCAATGAAATTCTTACTTAAGGCTAAAGATTAAAAGCTGTACTTAAAGCACAGCCTTAAAAAACCAACTAAAACAAAAAAGGTTAGCCTATGCTAACCTTTTAAACTAACTCTTCATTAGGATATATTATTACATTTTGTTCCCTATCATCTATGTGATCTAATACAAGTAATGGAATATAATCTTTTACAACCTTAGCTTCTGGTTCCTTAGTACTTATTAAGACTCCTATTCCTACCACATTTGCATCAAATTCACGCATCATATCTACCATTCCCTTAGCCGTTCCTCCAGCCTTCATAAAATCGTCTATTATGATTACATTAGACCCAGGTTTAATAGCGCGCTTTGATATGGACATGGTTTGAATTTTACCAGTAGACCCAGATAAATAATTAATACTAACAGTAGACCCTTCCGTAACTTTACTATCTCTTCTTAAGATTATAAGTGGTACATTTAGTGCATTTGCCGTCATCATAGCTATAGGAATACCTTTAGTTTCTACTGTGATTACGTAATCGATTTCCTTGTCCATAAATTGAGTGGCAAAGATGTTCCCAACCTTTCTCATAGTAGCAGGGTTATATATTATATCTGCCATATATAAAAATGGACCTGGTATAATTCTTTTAGGATCTTTAAGTTTGTTACAGACTTCATCTAATATTTCCTTAGTTTCTTCTTTAGTTAAGACAGGTATATATTTTACCCCTCCAGCAGCTCCTGGCACAGTTTCTATCTTGCCCAGTTCTAAATCTTCCATCAGTTTCTTTGCTATGACAATATCTTCACTGATACTAGATTTGGCTGCATTGAATTTATCCGTAAAATAACTAAGATTAAATAAATGATTTGGATTATCAGTCAATATTTTAACTAATGCTCCGATTCGTTCATTTCTCTTTATTTTCATTCTTTTCCATTCTCCATTCAATTTTTTCGTTTAATATTATATTATTGCTTTTTACACAATTATTCAATACATTTATCTTCCAACAAATATTTTTATGTTATAATTTTCTAAGAAAACTTTTTGTTCATATTTATCATTTCACATTCTTTTTATAAATATATATAAATATGGCTATAATTAACAATAAATTTTATTAAGTTTTATTGGAGGATTTTATAATGTTTGATTTTGATTTAGATAAACATAGTATAAACCATATACATTTTATCGGAATAGGTGGAATAAGTATGAGTGCTTTAGCACAAATTCTTATTAACTTCGATTATAAGGTTTCTGGATCTGATATGAATGATTCAGAAATCACTAAAAAACTTTCATCACAAGGGGCCACTATACATATAGGCCATAATAAGAATAACATATCTAGTCCAGATTTAGTAGTATATACTGCTGCAGTGAAAGAAACTAATCCAGAATTAATGGAAGCTAGGACTAAACAAATTCCTATCCTATCTAGGGCAGAAATGTTAGGACTTCTTATGAAAAAATTTAAAAACAACATAGCCGTGGCAGGTACCCATGGAAAAACTACCACCACATCTATGATCTCTGTAATTTTAGACTACAATAAATACTCTCCTACCATATTAGTTGGTGGTCAACTAGATAACATAGGAGGTAATGTTAAAGTCGGGTCTAGAGATTACTTTATTACAGAAGCATGTGAATATGTGGGAAGCTTCTTAAAATTCTTCCCTACAGTTGGAATTATTTTAAACATTGAAGAAGACCACTTAGATTATTTTAAGGACTTAAATCATATTAAAAATACCTTTAGAGAATTCATAGATTTAATCCCAAATGATGGCCTTTTAATAGCTTATGGTGATGATCCTAATGTACAAAATATAATAGACCATGTAAATTGTAACTTAATCACTTATGGTCAAGATAATAATTCAGATTACTATCCTATAAATATTTCTTTCAATGACCTTGGATATCCTTCTTTTAACTTGTATAAAAAGGATAAATTACTAGGAAAAATAAATTTGAGAGTTCCAGGCGAACACAATCTATACAATTCCATAGCATCAATTGCATGCTGTCATCATTTTGGAATAGATATTGACCATATAAATGAGGCTCTAAATACCTTTGGTGGTACCCATAGAAGATTTGATTTACTCGGTAATATTAATAATATAAGAGTAGTAGATGACTATGCTCACCACCCAACAGAAATAGAAGCCACATTAAAAGCCGTATCCAATATAGATCATAGTAACCTATGGTGTGTTTTTCAGCCCCATACCTTTACTAGAACCATATCCCTTTTAGATGAGTTCTCAGAGGCCTTTGATGGAGTAGATAATCTCATTATCACAGACATTTATGCAGCTCGAGAAAAGGACACAGGACAAATTCACTCTAAGGATTTAGTTGAAAAAATCAAAATGCGTAATGATAAAGTGACATATATGAAAGAATTTGATTCCATAGTAGATTACATTTATGAAAATGCTAAACCAAATGACTTGGTAATTACTATGGGAGCTGGAAATGTAAATAGAATTGGAGAAAAATTAGTAAATAAATTAAAAGGCTAGGATTTTATCCTAGCCTTAAACTATATACTCATACTACTTTTGATTATTTCACCTATATTTTCACTATAATATGTCTTGTTTTTATAAGTAATACTATTTTCATATATCTTAACCTCAAACTCTTCTCCTGTCACATTAAAGGTTAAGGTATATTTCAATTCTGATTCATCAGGAGTCACCATTGTTTCTGACTTTTGTGAGTGGATTAGCATTCTAGCTAACTCCCTTGGATAAAACACTTCATCTTCTAAGTCAAATATATTATCCTTATCATCTATTACTATCTTTGTACTATTTAATAAATACTCTATTGAATCCCTATCAAAAACCTTATCTATTTTATATTTATCCATTAAATAATTCCAAAGTTCTCCATCATATTCATAAAACTCCTTAGAATCATAGGAATCAATTAATATTGTCTTTTCATTTAAAAGCTTTATATTATATACCATATCCCCTATGCCCACTTCTATATGATAATTTGGGAATATGGCACTTAAATTCATATTTTCTTCCATAACTATTGGCTTTTTCAAAGTAATATTTTCTAAAAAATCTTGAATTTCTTCATTATTGAGAGTCCACACACGAGATACATCTTTAGCTAAAATACTTATTTTATCCACATCATTAAATCTCAAGTGTTTAGAGTATCCATATACATATATGATTCCCAATTCATCTATAATCCTTTGTATTTCTTCTACATTACCTTCATACACATTACTTCCACCTGTAGGATTGTCTACTATAATATACTTGTCATTTAATTTTATTTTAATATTTTCGCTTTTTACATGGAGAGTATATAGATTCTCACTATACTTTTCCTTGTCTTCTTTAGATGACATTACTAAATTAAGGTCCATTCCCTTTAAAAGAGCTACAATTTTATCCGATTTATCCTCTTCCACCTCTATTACATTATCAGGAGAAGATTTACATTCTATATATAATTCATTAATATTTTCAACAACTTCTTTAAAAGGGTCCTTCTCTTGTACTGCTGGTATTTCCTCTTTAACTTCTTCAACTGCCACAGTACTTTTTTCCTTTACTTCTTTCTTCTTATCCAAAATAAAGAAAGTAATAGATCCACTTACACTTCCAAGTACTAAAAACAGTATTACTAATCTTACTATTACTTTCGTGTTTTTCACTGTTTATCACTCCTAAGTTAATCATAAAACATTTATCTATAAAATAGCCCATTCTTATGTTTTTATACATCCTTCATTTTTATACATATTCTGCATATGCATTAAAAGTCCTTCCTACCCCTATAATTATATTAATTTTATTTAAAAATTCCTATAGGCAAATAAGACTTAACTGCAAAAAAATAAGGGTGCAAATTTGCATCCCTATTTATCTTGAATATATTTCTTTTATTATATCTTCTACTCCAGATTTATCATGTATAAAGTATGATAATCTATTTCTCATTACAGTGTCTCCAGGAATAGAATATGTCTTTAAACTATCACTATCCATACCAATGGCATCTGTAGCAAGTTTCACCGCATCTACTACAGACATGTCCGTTTCAATATATTTCATAACGGTATTGGCAACTACTGGTAATCTAAAACCTAATGCCTTTTTTAAAGCAGCCTTTATAAACTGTTGCTGAGTTTTAGTACGACCTAGATCTCCATTTGGATAACCCGTTCCATCGTTGCCCTTTCTAAATCTTAAAAACTGAATAGCTTTTTTACCATTTAACACTTGTGTACCCTTTTTTAAATCTATGTGAAGAGGTGGACTGTCATAAGGGTCATCATATTTCATATCCATAGGAATAGTCACCTTTACTCCCCCTAAGGAATCTACTACACTCTCTACACCTTCATATCTAACTTTCACATAATAGTCTATAGGAACATTACAAAGAACTTGGCTAATAGCTACCTTAGTTCCCGTTACACCTTCATCTCCATGAACTGCATTTATTTTTTTCTTATCTGGAGAATGATTTTTATTTCTCTCGTAGTAAGTATCTCTAGGTACAGATACTAAGTCTATATTATTAGTATCTGGGTCAAAACTTGCAAACATTATAGTGTCCGTTCTAGGCCCTTCCATACCTAGTAATAAAAAATTAATTCTCTCGCTTTTCTCTATTAAAATCTCCAACTCGCTCTTTGGTTCTTCCTTTGGCACTTCTTTTTCCTTTTCTTCTTCCTGTGGTTGCTCTACTACAACTTCCTCTGGAGGATTATAAAACTTTGTAAAGGCCCATACTCCAGCTCCAATTACCATTGTAAAACATAGAAATGCTATGAAAAATACCTTCATAAATGTCTTCATATTTATCTTCCTTTCAAATACATATCCATATATATTGTAACATATGTTAAAAACATAATAGTTAAAAATATATTACAAATAATAACATGAAATCTTTTCCACTCTTTTTTGTAATTTTTTGTTAACTATTTTTTCCCTAAAATAAATTACAATATATGTATTAATAATAAAGGGGTGAAGTATATGAATAACAAAAATCCATTAATAATTGTGGCCTTAATATTAACCTTAGGAGTTATAGTCTCCTCTGTTATAGTGACAAAAGGTTTTGTTCAAGTAAAGGCTAATAAAAATTCATTAACCGTTAAGGGTAGTGCTAAGAAGCAGATTAAATCAGACTTCGTTGTATGGAATGGAAGCTTTTCTGTTCAATCTAGTGATTTATCCTCTGCCTATTCAAAAATTAAAGAGGATGAATTGAAGGTAAAGAATTATTTAATTAATGCTGGTATTAAGGAAGATGACATAGTTCTATCCTCCATTTCAACTAGTACATATAATAAAATATTACCAAATGGCACTTATACCAATGAAATAGAAAGTTACAAACTCTACCAAACTGTTGAAATCAGATCTAGTGACGTAGATAAAATTACTAATATATCAAGGGAAGCTACAGACCTTATAAACAGTGGGGTAGAATTTAGCTCTAACGGACCTCAATACTTCTATACTAAATTAGCTGATCTAAAGATTGAGATGATAGAATTAGCAACTAAGGATGCTAAATTAAGGGCAGAAAAGCTTCTTCAAATTTCTAATAATACTCCAGGTCAACTATTATCTGCTAGAGTTGGTGTATTTCAAATAACACCCCTTTACTCTAATGAAATCTCAGATTATGGAATCAACGATACATCTTCATTGGAAAAGGAAATTACAGCTGTAGTATCCTGTGAATTTGAAGTGAAATAGATGAAAATAAAAAAATGCTGCGTGAGCAGCATTTTTATTTTTATCTATTATAGTTATAGAAACCTTCTTTAGTCTTTCTTCCTAATAGATTAGCTCTAACCATTTTTCTTAATAATGGATGTGGTCTATACTTAGAATCACCAAATTCATTATATAATACTTCCATAATAGCTAGGCATACATCAAGACCAACTAAATCTCCTAAAGCTAAAGGTCCAATTGGATGATTAGCACCAAGCTTC from Anaeromicrobium sediminis includes:
- a CDS encoding SIMPL domain-containing protein, whose product is MNNKNPLIIVALILTLGVIVSSVIVTKGFVQVKANKNSLTVKGSAKKQIKSDFVVWNGSFSVQSSDLSSAYSKIKEDELKVKNYLINAGIKEDDIVLSSISTSTYNKILPNGTYTNEIESYKLYQTVEIRSSDVDKITNISREATDLINSGVEFSSNGPQYFYTKLADLKIEMIELATKDAKLRAEKLLQISNNTPGQLLSARVGVFQITPLYSNEISDYGINDTSSLEKEITAVVSCEFEVK